The following coding sequences lie in one Microvirga sp. 17 mud 1-3 genomic window:
- a CDS encoding ABC-type transport auxiliary lipoprotein family protein gives MYRSSVFSPSADRVRSFLRLTPVAVLAMLAGACSSGPTPTTYDLSAPTSRIRGAAGVQVLVNEPAALQSLSTQQIIVKDASGAITFLGGGQWADNLPRLIQTRLINTFENASQLRGVSRPSSGAVADVQLISELRRFEVSTPDNMAVVEIAVKIVNDANGRIVSGRIFRGQVPVAAVDAANAARSLDEALSVVMLDIVRWVSGSRLPRREEPDQAGGSPPA, from the coding sequence ATGTACAGGTCCTCCGTGTTCTCCCCCTCAGCCGACCGGGTTCGGTCTTTCCTGCGCCTCACGCCGGTGGCGGTTCTGGCGATGCTGGCCGGTGCCTGCTCGTCGGGACCGACCCCCACGACCTACGACCTCTCGGCTCCGACCTCCCGGATCCGGGGCGCCGCGGGCGTGCAGGTGCTGGTCAACGAGCCTGCCGCCCTTCAGTCCCTCTCGACCCAGCAGATCATCGTGAAGGATGCCTCGGGGGCGATCACGTTCCTCGGAGGAGGGCAGTGGGCCGACAATCTCCCGCGTCTCATCCAGACGCGGCTGATCAACACCTTCGAGAACGCCTCCCAGCTGCGCGGCGTCTCCCGCCCGAGCAGCGGCGCCGTCGCGGACGTGCAGCTCATCTCCGAGCTGCGGCGCTTCGAGGTCTCGACCCCGGACAACATGGCCGTGGTGGAGATCGCCGTGAAAATCGTGAACGACGCGAACGGTCGGATCGTCAGCGGCCGGATCTTCCGGGGCCAGGTCCCGGTGGCGGCCGTGGATGCCGCCAATGCGGCGCGATCCCTCGACGAGGCCCTGTCCGTCGTAATGCTCGACATCGTCCGCTGGGTCAGCGGCAGCCGGCTCCCCCGGCGCGAGGAACCCGACCAGGCCGGCGGCTCGCCGCCGGCGTAA
- a CDS encoding DUF1330 domain-containing protein has protein sequence MSAYAVGHLRNVTMGPAIVEYLERIDATLAPFGGRFLIHGGLPETVEGTWEGHLVVIQFPDLEQVRAWYASPAYQAILRLRTDHSDSVVFFCEGVPEHHRATDVLEDEG, from the coding sequence ATGTCTGCCTACGCGGTCGGTCATCTCCGCAACGTCACAATGGGTCCCGCCATCGTGGAGTATCTCGAACGCATCGACGCGACCCTGGCGCCCTTCGGCGGCCGCTTCCTCATCCATGGCGGCCTGCCGGAGACCGTCGAAGGAACCTGGGAAGGACATCTCGTGGTCATCCAGTTTCCGGATCTGGAGCAAGTGCGCGCCTGGTACGCATCCCCGGCGTATCAGGCGATCCTGCGCCTGCGGACGGACCATTCGGATTCGGTCGTATTCTTCTGCGAAGGCGTGCCCGAACACCACCGAGCGACGGATGTGCTGGAAGACGAGGGGTAA
- a CDS encoding nuclear transport factor 2 family protein, with protein MTDATAIADRYIAAWNETDPDMRRRLLSQIWTEDGTYRDPLMQGEGLDQIDTLIAAVHERFPTFRFALTGTPDGYGDCIRFSWELGPEGADGIVKGTDFATLQGGRLKTVAGFLDQVPAQAPAEAVA; from the coding sequence ATGACCGACGCCACCGCCATCGCCGACCGCTACATCGCCGCCTGGAACGAGACCGACCCGGACATGCGCCGCCGTCTCCTGTCGCAGATATGGACCGAGGACGGCACCTATCGGGATCCCTTGATGCAGGGCGAGGGCCTCGACCAGATCGACACGCTGATCGCCGCCGTACACGAGCGCTTCCCCACCTTCCGCTTCGCCCTCACGGGAACACCCGACGGCTATGGCGACTGCATCCGCTTTTCGTGGGAGCTCGGGCCAGAAGGCGCGGACGGGATCGTCAAGGGAACGGATTTCGCCACCCTTCAAGGCGGACGCCTGAAGACCGTGGCGGGCTTCCTCGATCAGGTCCCGGCCCAGGCTCCCGCAGAAGCGGTCGCCTAG
- a CDS encoding 2Fe-2S iron-sulfur cluster-binding protein, which yields MVKITFIDWEGTARTVEAEEGSTVMETAIRNGVPGIEAECGGACSCATCHVYVDEEWEEATGTPQPMEEDMLDFAYDVRPNSRLSCQIRVRPELDGLVVRTPTRQG from the coding sequence ATGGTGAAGATCACGTTCATCGACTGGGAGGGCACGGCCCGCACGGTCGAAGCCGAAGAGGGATCGACGGTGATGGAGACCGCAATCCGCAACGGCGTTCCGGGCATCGAGGCCGAGTGCGGCGGAGCCTGCTCCTGCGCCACCTGCCACGTATACGTGGACGAGGAATGGGAGGAGGCGACGGGCACGCCGCAGCCGATGGAGGAGGACATGCTCGACTTCGCCTACGACGTGCGGCCGAACTCGCGCCTGTCCTGCCAGATCCGCGTCAGGCCCGAGCTCGACGGGCTCGTGGTCCGCACGCCCACGCGCCAGGGCTGA
- a CDS encoding universal stress protein produces the protein MFKTILVPVDLAEIDAAKPAIERAQELALASEGTIRLIYVRSIVPVTYMEFVPPSFDEEQQSDAERKLAKLAAVVKLPADRVSAVVRLGSTYGEILSEAEKTGTDLVVVGSHRPSMATYLLGSNASAIVRHAKCSVLVVRT, from the coding sequence ATGTTCAAGACGATTCTCGTTCCCGTCGACCTCGCCGAGATCGACGCCGCCAAGCCTGCCATCGAACGGGCGCAGGAACTGGCGCTGGCTTCCGAGGGCACCATCCGGCTCATCTATGTGCGCTCCATCGTGCCGGTCACCTACATGGAGTTCGTGCCTCCGTCCTTCGACGAGGAGCAGCAGAGCGATGCGGAGCGCAAGCTCGCGAAGCTCGCTGCGGTCGTGAAGCTGCCGGCGGACCGCGTCTCGGCGGTGGTGCGTCTGGGCTCGACCTATGGCGAGATCCTGAGCGAGGCGGAAAAGACCGGCACCGACCTCGTGGTGGTCGGCTCCCACCGCCCGAGCATGGCCACCTACCTGCTGGGCTCCAACGCCTCCGCCATCGTGCGCCACGCCAAATGCTCGGTGCTGGTGGTGCGCACGTAA
- a CDS encoding VWA domain-containing protein, protein MFLTFFTELRAAKIPVSLREYLSFLEALDEDLADKKVEEFYYLSRACLVKDERHFDRFDQVFGQVFKGLETIGQGADESAAIPEEWLRKLAERYFTDDEKRQIEAMGWEKLWETLQKRLREQQARHQGGNKWIGTAGTSPYGAYGYNPEGIRIGQDRNRNFRAVKVWDRREFKDFDDSVELGVRNMRLALRRLRRFARTGAPEELDLDETIHETAHKGYLDVHLRPERRNAVKVLLFLDVGGSMDWHIEAAEELFSAARLEFKHFEHFYFHNCVYENVWKENRRRFDEKIPTLDVIRTYPSDYRVVFVGDASMSPYEIKMAGGSVEHWNEEPGQAWMERILQHFPHAAWLNPVPRSQWGYTQSITLLRQIFSDRMFPLTLEGIDLAMRELVR, encoded by the coding sequence ATGTTCCTGACCTTCTTCACAGAGCTGCGCGCCGCCAAGATTCCGGTTTCCTTGAGGGAGTATCTGTCCTTCCTCGAGGCCCTGGATGAAGACCTCGCCGACAAGAAGGTGGAAGAATTCTACTATCTGTCGCGGGCCTGCCTGGTGAAGGACGAGCGTCACTTCGACCGTTTCGATCAGGTCTTCGGCCAGGTCTTCAAGGGGCTCGAAACCATTGGCCAAGGCGCCGACGAGTCGGCGGCGATTCCGGAGGAATGGCTGCGCAAGCTTGCGGAGCGCTACTTCACCGACGACGAAAAGCGGCAGATCGAGGCCATGGGCTGGGAGAAGCTCTGGGAGACGCTGCAGAAGCGCCTGCGGGAGCAGCAGGCGCGTCACCAGGGCGGCAACAAATGGATCGGCACCGCCGGCACGTCGCCTTACGGCGCCTATGGGTACAACCCCGAAGGCATCCGGATCGGCCAGGACCGGAACCGGAACTTTCGGGCCGTGAAGGTCTGGGACCGGCGGGAGTTCAAGGATTTCGACGACAGCGTCGAGCTCGGCGTCCGCAACATGCGCCTGGCCCTGCGGCGCCTGCGCCGTTTCGCCCGCACGGGCGCGCCGGAGGAGCTTGATCTCGACGAGACGATCCACGAAACCGCGCACAAGGGCTATCTCGACGTCCACTTACGTCCCGAGCGCCGGAATGCCGTGAAGGTGCTCCTGTTCCTGGATGTGGGCGGCTCCATGGACTGGCACATCGAGGCCGCCGAGGAGCTGTTCTCGGCCGCGCGGCTCGAATTCAAGCATTTCGAGCATTTCTACTTCCACAACTGCGTCTACGAGAATGTCTGGAAGGAGAACCGCCGCCGCTTCGACGAGAAGATCCCGACCCTCGACGTGATCCGCACCTATCCGTCCGATTACCGGGTCGTCTTCGTGGGAGACGCCTCCATGAGCCCCTACGAGATCAAGATGGCGGGCGGCTCCGTGGAACACTGGAACGAGGAGCCCGGCCAGGCCTGGATGGAGCGGATACTGCAGCACTTTCCCCACGCGGCGTGGCTCAACCCGGTGCCGCGGTCCCAATGGGGCTACACTCAGTCGATCACGCTCCTGCGCCAGATCTTCTCGGACCGCATGTTCCCGCTGACCCTCGAGGGTATCGATCTGGCGATGCGGGAGCTCGTGCGCTAG
- a CDS encoding cation:proton antiporter: MAVAIDLHAYQEPILFLATAGIVVPLFHRLRMSPVLGYLAAGMLLGPFGLGRFMPAHPWIDWITFSNPEGTSHIAEFGVVFLLFTIGIELSWQRLRILRRLVFGFGSLQVILCAVALGALAYHLVGNVAGAALVGLAFALSSTAIVIPVIAEQKRLNTSVGRASFSALLFQDLAVAPILFSIAVLDTGKPEVTMASLAWALLQTALALAAIVGLGRLVLRPFFQLVSATKSPELFMAACLLVVMVTSLVAAASGLSMALGAFLAGVLLSETEYRRAIDVTIQPFKGLLLGVFFVSVGMSLDPLRLLEAPLLILAAATATIAIKGLIIAFLGRPFGLSAPDAAETGLLLGPSGEFGLVILGSAIGAQLLPAEIGRNLLVVTTLTMVAIPLLARLGRRISRRLELRRPPDPTLAVMPPPDEAGRVIVAGYGRVGQLVGDMLERHKVPYLAIDMDPARVAAERRAGKPVYFGDGSYPELLKACGIERARALVITLDTPSAIEGVVSAARKERADITIVSRARDAKHAAELYRRGVDDAVPETIEASLQLSEAVLTDIGVPMGLVIASIHERRDEFRTLLKESSTRRGPDRTEFRARRTVGKGAPSAAEPARSEPPLSRTAS; the protein is encoded by the coding sequence ATGGCAGTCGCAATCGACCTTCACGCCTACCAGGAACCTATTCTTTTTCTCGCAACGGCCGGCATCGTCGTCCCCCTCTTCCACCGGCTCAGGATGAGCCCGGTTCTCGGCTATCTGGCCGCCGGGATGCTCCTCGGCCCGTTCGGGCTGGGACGGTTCATGCCGGCTCACCCCTGGATCGACTGGATCACCTTCAGCAATCCGGAGGGCACGTCACACATCGCCGAGTTCGGCGTGGTGTTCCTGCTCTTCACCATCGGCATCGAGCTGTCCTGGCAGCGCCTGCGCATCCTGCGGCGGCTCGTCTTCGGCTTCGGGTCCCTTCAGGTGATCCTCTGCGCCGTAGCTCTCGGCGCCCTAGCCTATCACCTCGTCGGCAACGTGGCCGGGGCGGCCCTGGTCGGGCTCGCCTTTGCGCTGTCGTCCACGGCCATCGTGATTCCGGTCATCGCCGAGCAGAAGCGCCTGAACACCTCCGTCGGCAGGGCGAGCTTCTCGGCCTTGCTCTTCCAGGATCTCGCGGTGGCGCCGATCCTGTTCAGCATCGCGGTCCTCGACACGGGCAAGCCGGAGGTCACGATGGCCTCCCTGGCCTGGGCTCTCCTACAGACGGCCCTGGCGCTGGCGGCCATCGTGGGCCTGGGGCGCCTGGTGCTGCGCCCCTTCTTCCAGCTCGTTTCGGCGACCAAGAGCCCCGAGCTCTTCATGGCCGCCTGCCTGCTCGTGGTGATGGTCACGAGCCTGGTCGCGGCCGCGAGCGGCCTGTCCATGGCGCTCGGCGCCTTCCTGGCCGGAGTGCTCCTGTCGGAAACCGAATATCGCCGCGCCATCGACGTGACCATCCAGCCCTTCAAGGGCCTCCTACTCGGCGTCTTCTTCGTCTCGGTCGGGATGAGTCTCGATCCCCTGCGCCTCCTGGAGGCACCACTCCTGATCCTGGCGGCCGCGACGGCGACGATTGCGATCAAGGGGCTCATCATTGCGTTCCTAGGGCGGCCTTTCGGCCTGAGCGCGCCCGATGCGGCCGAGACCGGGCTTCTTCTCGGCCCGAGCGGCGAATTCGGCCTGGTGATCCTCGGCAGCGCGATCGGCGCTCAGCTCCTTCCGGCCGAGATCGGCCGCAATCTCCTGGTCGTGACCACCCTCACCATGGTGGCCATCCCGCTCCTCGCCCGCCTGGGACGGCGCATCAGCCGCCGACTCGAACTCCGCCGCCCGCCCGATCCTACGCTCGCGGTCATGCCGCCGCCCGACGAGGCCGGCCGGGTGATCGTCGCCGGCTACGGGCGCGTGGGCCAGCTCGTGGGCGACATGCTGGAACGACACAAGGTCCCGTATCTGGCCATCGACATGGATCCCGCCCGCGTCGCAGCCGAGCGCCGGGCCGGAAAGCCGGTCTATTTCGGGGACGGGTCGTACCCGGAACTGCTCAAGGCCTGCGGCATCGAGCGGGCCCGCGCCCTCGTCATCACCCTCGACACGCCGAGCGCCATCGAGGGCGTGGTCAGCGCTGCCCGCAAGGAGCGCGCGGACATCACCATCGTGTCCCGCGCCCGGGACGCGAAGCATGCGGCCGAACTCTACAGGCGCGGCGTGGACGACGCCGTGCCGGAAACCATCGAGGCGTCACTCCAGCTCAGCGAAGCGGTTCTGACCGATATCGGGGTTCCCATGGGGCTCGTGATCGCGTCGATCCACGAGCGCCGCGACGAGTTCCGCACCCTCCTCAAGGAAAGCAGCACCCGGCGCGGCCCCGACCGGACCGAGTTCCGCGCCCGGCGCACGGTCGGCAAGGGAGCCCCATCGGCCGCGGAGCCCGCCCGGAGCGAACCGCCCCTGTCGCGCACCGCATCGTGA
- a CDS encoding cystathionine gamma-synthase family protein produces the protein MPYNRYHKDRIGNHKLRPETLMLGYGYDPTLSEGAVKPPVFLTSTFVFTSAEHGKEFFDYVAGRREPPQGEAAGLVYSRFNHPNSEIVEDRLAIFEETEAGLLFSSGMSAISTTILAFARPGDVILHSQPLYGGTETLIAKTLANLGIHSAGFGDGVDEASVRAAAEAAKAKGRVSVILIETPSNPLNTLVDIALIRRVAEEIATAQGGHRPVILCDNTLLGPLYQKPIQHGADISLYSLTKYVGGHSDLIAGAALGPKELMKPVRLLRSAIGTQLDPHSCWMLGRSLETLALRMSAANRNGEIVAKFLSEHPKVAKVHHLAYLPEGSAAKRVYDAQCTAPGSTFSFDVKGGEPEAFRVLNALQVFKLAVSLGGTESLISHPASTTHSGVPKETRDRLGVTDATIRVSIGIEHPDDLVADLAQALATLD, from the coding sequence ATGCCCTATAACCGCTACCACAAGGACCGCATCGGCAACCACAAGCTGAGGCCCGAGACCCTGATGCTCGGCTACGGCTACGACCCGACCCTGTCGGAAGGCGCCGTGAAGCCGCCGGTCTTCCTGACCTCCACCTTCGTGTTCACCAGCGCCGAGCACGGCAAGGAGTTCTTCGATTATGTGGCGGGCCGCCGCGAGCCGCCGCAGGGCGAGGCCGCGGGCCTGGTCTATTCCCGCTTCAACCATCCCAATTCGGAGATCGTCGAGGACCGTCTCGCCATCTTCGAGGAGACCGAGGCAGGCCTCCTCTTCTCGTCCGGAATGTCGGCGATCTCGACCACGATTCTCGCCTTCGCGCGGCCCGGCGACGTGATCCTGCACTCGCAGCCCCTCTATGGCGGCACCGAGACCCTCATCGCCAAGACCCTCGCCAATCTCGGAATCCACTCTGCCGGCTTCGGGGACGGCGTCGACGAGGCGAGCGTCCGCGCGGCTGCCGAGGCGGCGAAGGCCAAGGGCCGCGTATCGGTCATCCTCATCGAGACGCCCTCCAACCCGCTCAACACCCTGGTCGACATCGCGCTGATCCGCCGGGTCGCCGAGGAGATCGCGACCGCCCAGGGAGGCCATCGCCCGGTCATCCTGTGTGACAACACCCTGCTCGGCCCGCTCTACCAGAAGCCGATCCAGCACGGCGCCGATATCTCGCTCTATTCCCTGACGAAGTATGTGGGCGGCCATTCCGACCTCATCGCCGGCGCGGCACTCGGCCCGAAGGAATTGATGAAGCCCGTGCGGCTGCTGCGCTCCGCCATCGGTACCCAGCTCGACCCGCATTCCTGCTGGATGCTCGGCCGCTCCCTCGAGACCCTCGCCCTGCGCATGAGCGCCGCGAACCGCAATGGCGAGATCGTGGCCAAGTTCCTGAGCGAGCATCCGAAGGTCGCCAAGGTCCACCACCTCGCGTACCTTCCTGAAGGATCGGCCGCGAAGCGCGTCTATGACGCTCAATGCACGGCGCCGGGTTCCACCTTCTCGTTCGACGTGAAGGGCGGAGAGCCGGAGGCCTTCCGCGTGCTGAACGCCCTCCAGGTGTTCAAGCTGGCCGTAAGCCTGGGCGGCACGGAATCCCTCATCTCCCATCCGGCCTCCACGACCCATTCGGGCGTTCCGAAGGAGACCCGTGACCGCCTCGGCGTCACCGACGCCACGATCCGTGTCTCCATCGGCATCGAGCATCCGGACGACCTGGTGGCTGACCTGGCCCAGGCCCTGGCGACGCTGGACTAA
- a CDS encoding MoxR family ATPase yields MARFEGTDTYVATEDLTVAVNAAIVLERPLLVKGEPGTGKSVLAEEVAKSLGAPLLTWHIKSTTKAQQGLYEYDAVSRLRDSQLGDPRVSDIRHYIKRGKLWEAFASEERPVLLIDEIDKADIEFPNDLLLELDRMEFHVYETGETVRAKRRPVVIITSNNEKELPDAFLRRCFFHYIRFPDEETMGRIVEVHYPGLKRRLIEEALRIFFMVREVPGLRKKPSTSELLDWLKLLVSEDIGPEQLRERDTRKLIPPLHGALLKNEQDVSLFEKLAFLARREGR; encoded by the coding sequence ATGGCGCGTTTCGAAGGCACCGACACCTATGTAGCCACCGAGGATCTGACGGTCGCGGTCAATGCCGCCATCGTGCTCGAGCGGCCGCTCCTGGTGAAGGGTGAGCCCGGAACGGGCAAGTCGGTCCTGGCCGAGGAGGTCGCCAAGTCCCTCGGGGCGCCGCTGCTGACCTGGCACATCAAATCCACCACGAAGGCCCAGCAGGGGCTTTATGAATACGATGCCGTCTCGCGGCTGCGGGACAGCCAACTTGGCGACCCGCGGGTCTCGGACATCCGCCACTACATCAAACGCGGGAAATTGTGGGAGGCCTTCGCGTCCGAGGAGCGGCCCGTCCTCCTGATCGACGAGATCGACAAGGCCGATATCGAGTTCCCGAACGACCTGCTCCTCGAGCTCGACCGCATGGAGTTCCATGTCTACGAGACCGGCGAGACCGTGCGGGCGAAGCGCCGGCCGGTGGTCATCATCACGTCCAATAACGAGAAGGAGCTGCCCGACGCCTTCCTGCGCCGCTGCTTCTTCCACTACATCCGCTTCCCAGACGAGGAGACCATGGGCCGGATCGTCGAGGTCCATTACCCGGGGCTCAAGCGCCGCCTCATCGAGGAGGCCCTACGCATCTTCTTCATGGTCCGGGAGGTGCCGGGCCTGCGCAAGAAGCCCTCGACCTCCGAGCTCCTCGACTGGCTCAAGCTTCTCGTGTCGGAGGATATCGGCCCGGAGCAGCTGCGCGAGCGCGACACCCGCAAGCTCATCCCACCGCTGCACGGCGCGCTCCTGAAGAACGAGCAGGATGTAAGCCTGTTCGAGAAGCTCGCCTTCCTGGCCCGGCGGGAGGGGCGTTGA
- a CDS encoding histidine phosphatase family protein — protein MVRLLLLRHAKSSWPAGILDVERPLSRRGRKAAVLMGDYLKEEGLLPDLALVSPARRTEETWDLVQPALGDVEARHEPRLYEATAGGLLTLVQEVNPAKRRLLMIGHNPGFEDLAKMLIGDGTPEDCSRLAGKLPTAGLVVIDFAVSGWEEVKKRGGRLERFVTPKSLGAGEDD, from the coding sequence ATGGTGCGCCTCCTGCTCCTCCGCCATGCGAAATCCTCCTGGCCGGCCGGTATCCTCGATGTGGAGCGGCCCCTGTCGCGGCGCGGGCGCAAGGCTGCTGTGCTGATGGGGGACTATCTCAAGGAGGAGGGGCTCCTCCCCGACCTCGCGCTGGTCTCACCGGCCCGTCGGACGGAGGAAACCTGGGATCTCGTCCAGCCGGCCCTCGGGGATGTGGAGGCCCGCCATGAGCCGCGGCTCTACGAGGCGACGGCCGGGGGTTTGCTCACGCTCGTCCAGGAGGTGAACCCGGCGAAGCGCCGGCTCCTGATGATCGGCCACAATCCCGGCTTCGAGGATCTGGCCAAGATGCTGATCGGCGACGGCACCCCCGAGGATTGCAGCCGCCTCGCAGGGAAACTCCCCACGGCCGGGCTCGTGGTGATCGATTTCGCCGTGTCGGGCTGGGAAGAGGTGAAGAAGCGGGGCGGACGGCTCGAGCGCTTCGTCACTCCCAAATCTCTCGGGGCGGGGGAGGACGACTAA
- a CDS encoding SDR family oxidoreductase: MKRLEGKVALVTGAGSGFGLGIAEKFAAEGAKVAIVDIKEEAAKAAAERIGSSAIGLAADVSKAADVNAAVKKTIDTFGRLDIVVNNAGISHRNRPMLEVDEAEFDRIFAVNVKSVYLFAHAAVPAMRDQGGGVFINVGSTAGLRPRPGLTWYNGTKGAVHTITKSMAVELAPNQIRVCALAPVAGETPLLATFMGEDTPQKREQFVNSIPLGRLSKPEDIANAALYLASDEASMITGVVLEVDGGRCI; this comes from the coding sequence ATGAAACGCCTTGAAGGCAAGGTGGCGCTCGTCACAGGCGCCGGCTCCGGCTTCGGCCTGGGCATTGCGGAGAAATTCGCCGCGGAGGGCGCGAAGGTCGCCATCGTGGACATCAAGGAGGAGGCCGCCAAGGCCGCGGCCGAGCGGATCGGCTCCTCCGCCATCGGGCTTGCGGCCGACGTGTCGAAGGCCGCGGACGTGAACGCCGCCGTGAAGAAAACCATCGATACCTTCGGCAGGCTCGACATCGTGGTGAACAATGCGGGCATCAGCCACCGCAACCGGCCGATGCTGGAGGTGGACGAGGCGGAGTTCGACCGGATCTTCGCCGTGAACGTGAAGTCGGTCTATCTCTTCGCCCATGCGGCCGTTCCGGCCATGCGCGACCAGGGCGGCGGCGTGTTCATCAATGTGGGCTCGACGGCGGGCCTGAGGCCGCGCCCCGGCCTGACCTGGTACAACGGCACCAAGGGCGCCGTGCACACCATCACCAAGTCCATGGCGGTCGAACTCGCACCCAACCAGATCCGCGTCTGCGCCCTGGCTCCGGTCGCGGGCGAAACCCCTCTGCTTGCGACCTTCATGGGCGAGGACACGCCCCAGAAGCGCGAGCAATTCGTCAATTCCATCCCGCTCGGACGCCTCTCCAAGCCCGAGGACATCGCCAATGCGGCCCTCTATCTCGCGTCCGACGAGGCCAGCATGATCACCGGCGTCGTGCTCGAAGTCGACGGCGGCCGCTGCATCTGA
- a CDS encoding aldehyde dehydrogenase family protein: protein MNDQVQASVAPDMVHQNLIGGRQVPASGGETLDVLSPVDGKVFARIAAGTAEDIDAAVKAAREAFEGAWSRLTATERGRLLIRLAQAVEADADALAALESRDNGKPLRQARADAIALARYLEFYGSAADKLHGDVIPYLTTHFIGVERVPHGVTGHIVPWNYPMQIFGRSVGAALAAGNATVVKPAEDASLTILRVAALARKVGFPDGALNVVTGLGRVAGAALAAHPGIDFLSFTGSPETGTAVQTAAAQNHVGVTLELGGKSAQVVFDDADLERALPVLVNAIIQNGGQTCSAGSRLLIQRGIFDKVVASVSERFASLKAGRPEADPDLGPMINQAQQRRVQAYLERGKGEGLGIAASGGIAADVPAGGFYVAPTFFAPVPHESILSQEEVFGPVLVATPFEDEADAVRLANGTAYGLVAGVWTRDAMRATRVGRAMRAGQVFVNCYGAGGGIELPFGGFGRSGHGREKGFEGLVEFTTTRTLVIAHG from the coding sequence GTGAACGATCAGGTCCAAGCGAGCGTCGCACCCGACATGGTGCACCAGAACCTCATCGGCGGCCGCCAGGTACCGGCCTCGGGCGGAGAGACGCTGGACGTGCTGTCCCCCGTGGACGGCAAGGTATTCGCCCGCATCGCCGCCGGCACCGCTGAGGATATCGATGCGGCCGTGAAGGCGGCCCGCGAAGCTTTCGAAGGCGCCTGGTCCCGGCTGACCGCGACCGAGCGCGGCCGCCTGCTCATCCGGCTCGCCCAGGCCGTGGAGGCCGATGCGGACGCGCTCGCGGCCCTGGAGAGCCGCGACAACGGCAAGCCCCTGCGCCAGGCGCGGGCGGATGCGATCGCGCTCGCCCGCTATCTCGAATTCTATGGCTCCGCCGCCGACAAGCTGCACGGGGACGTGATCCCCTATCTCACGACCCATTTCATCGGCGTCGAGCGCGTTCCGCACGGGGTGACGGGGCATATCGTGCCCTGGAACTACCCGATGCAGATCTTCGGCCGCTCCGTCGGCGCGGCGCTCGCGGCCGGCAACGCCACCGTCGTGAAGCCCGCCGAGGACGCCTCCCTGACGATCCTCCGCGTAGCGGCGCTCGCCCGCAAGGTCGGTTTCCCGGATGGGGCGCTCAACGTGGTCACAGGCCTCGGGCGCGTGGCGGGCGCGGCGCTCGCGGCGCATCCGGGCATCGACTTCCTGTCCTTCACGGGCAGCCCCGAGACCGGCACGGCCGTCCAGACCGCCGCCGCGCAGAACCATGTTGGCGTGACCCTGGAGCTCGGCGGCAAGTCCGCCCAGGTCGTCTTCGACGACGCGGACCTGGAGCGCGCTCTGCCGGTTCTCGTGAACGCCATCATCCAGAACGGCGGCCAGACCTGCTCGGCCGGCAGCCGCCTGCTGATCCAGCGCGGCATTTTCGACAAGGTCGTGGCCTCGGTATCGGAGCGTTTCGCATCCCTCAAGGCGGGCCGGCCGGAGGCAGATCCCGATCTCGGGCCGATGATCAACCAGGCGCAGCAACGCCGGGTCCAGGCCTATCTGGAACGCGGCAAGGGCGAGGGCCTCGGCATCGCGGCCTCGGGCGGCATCGCGGCCGACGTGCCGGCGGGCGGCTTCTACGTGGCGCCCACCTTCTTCGCGCCGGTGCCGCACGAAAGCATCCTGTCCCAGGAGGAGGTGTTTGGCCCCGTCCTGGTGGCGACTCCCTTCGAGGACGAAGCGGATGCGGTCCGACTCGCCAACGGCACGGCCTACGGGCTCGTGGCCGGCGTCTGGACCCGCGATGCCATGCGCGCCACCCGGGTCGGCCGCGCCATGCGGGCCGGTCAGGTCTTCGTGAACTGCTACGGCGCGGGCGGCGGCATCGAGCTGCCGTTCGGCGGGTTCGGGCGCTCCGGCCATGGCCGCGAGAAGGGCTTCGAGGGCCTTGTCGAATTCACCACCACCCGGACGCTCGTCATCGCGCACGGATAA